A stretch of the Streptosporangium sp. NBC_01755 genome encodes the following:
- a CDS encoding N-6 DNA methylase → MVLDELKSKIDRLWDAFWSNGISNPVEVVDQVTYLLFIRKLDVIQASKDDRHERTGTPVENPIYTTETDYLRWSRFKALPPDRMLSVVRDEVFPWLRSAVRADTTYAHHLRDALLAIPTADLLAKVVDLLDELPLGEGDAGGKLYEYMLSKIATAGQSGQFRTPQHIIQLMVEMMAPGPEDEVCDPVCGTAGFLVAAADYIARVHNDALIGPADVRDFNHSMFHGFDFDSTMLRIASMNMLLHGVEQPDIRYRDSLAQNVADEFERYSLILTNPPFAGSLDYETTAKDLLQVVKTKKTELLFLALFLHLLKPGGRAAVIVPDGVLFGSSAAHKELRRVLVEEHKLDGVIKLPSGVFKPYSGISTSILLFTKTNSGGTDNVWFYEVTADGFSLDGRHIPLLDENKTGPRPAAALEDGEMARNNLPDVVARWAHRNDSERKRRRSEQSFCVAKKEIVAQGYNLSINCYREIGEGTRTGRVEDWRLGDFAEIHTGWVPGQEIEWDARPADIRNEQRVLHASLLTSPLPSVDDLPIHTTDRRPNRLREGDIVGRAMGGGRYWTVLPSEYEGVQAGQWVLIIRITRNIVPAEYVASYLLSPQAEQAIPRHGAAIPRVSIRDLVNLRIPACEGDFESIRSAVSVLSEGVGEIKRIQDALDESRVSIFEDGAKRDRRIRLEQAADLSSLIIQTLRKQTEPYHVFQQTYPYAIARAVRKFQHSRALAEKHEAALQCAETLIISLGIISLSLAAYRERTEVNEIAKWTEAARSSGVSVGHWVGVTRAVGNELRKNGDEVTGLGQATAAKRGGKGLIADLSALANIRNEIRHGGGPRTRAEIETSLAKLEPLLFSALTYSAFLEKTKWIYTERLSWQLKRGNYRVSGLLLMGDHPDFEPVSFETGKPVADNNLYMLTLQGEVIPLFPFCILADCPICLAPELYYPDQVVKTVARLKSIDRGHELDSEAIFEGLTEVME, encoded by the coding sequence GTGGTTCTAGATGAGCTCAAGAGCAAGATCGACAGGTTGTGGGACGCGTTCTGGTCCAACGGAATCTCCAACCCTGTCGAGGTAGTCGACCAGGTCACATATCTGTTGTTCATACGAAAGCTGGATGTTATCCAGGCTTCCAAAGACGACCGGCATGAACGCACCGGCACGCCGGTTGAGAATCCCATTTACACCACGGAGACGGACTACCTGCGATGGTCCCGGTTCAAGGCGTTGCCGCCGGACAGGATGCTCAGCGTCGTTCGAGACGAGGTCTTCCCGTGGCTCCGGTCTGCTGTGAGGGCTGATACAACCTACGCCCATCACCTGAGAGACGCACTGCTCGCCATCCCAACGGCTGATCTGCTGGCAAAAGTTGTCGACCTGCTCGACGAACTTCCCCTAGGTGAGGGCGACGCGGGGGGAAAATTATACGAGTACATGCTCAGCAAGATCGCCACAGCCGGGCAGAGCGGGCAGTTCCGTACGCCCCAGCACATCATCCAGCTCATGGTCGAGATGATGGCTCCCGGCCCTGAAGATGAAGTGTGCGACCCTGTCTGCGGCACGGCTGGCTTCCTAGTTGCGGCGGCCGATTACATAGCTCGTGTCCACAACGACGCACTGATTGGTCCGGCTGACGTACGAGACTTCAACCACAGCATGTTCCACGGGTTCGACTTCGACTCGACCATGCTGCGGATCGCCAGTATGAACATGCTGCTGCACGGAGTCGAACAGCCCGATATCCGCTACCGTGACTCCCTGGCCCAGAACGTGGCCGACGAGTTCGAGCGATATTCGCTGATCTTGACCAACCCACCGTTCGCGGGCAGCCTCGACTACGAGACCACCGCCAAGGATCTGCTCCAGGTCGTCAAGACCAAGAAGACCGAACTGCTGTTCCTGGCCCTGTTCCTGCATCTGCTCAAGCCCGGTGGCCGCGCCGCCGTCATCGTTCCGGATGGCGTGCTGTTTGGTTCCTCTGCAGCACACAAGGAGCTGCGCCGAGTCCTAGTAGAGGAACACAAGCTAGATGGGGTGATCAAACTACCGAGCGGCGTCTTCAAACCGTACAGTGGAATTTCCACATCGATCCTCCTCTTTACTAAAACCAACAGCGGCGGAACAGACAATGTCTGGTTCTATGAAGTGACCGCCGACGGCTTCAGCCTTGACGGCAGACACATTCCGTTGCTCGACGAGAATAAGACTGGCCCACGCCCTGCTGCAGCGCTGGAAGACGGCGAAATGGCGAGGAACAACCTGCCCGATGTGGTCGCCCGTTGGGCACACAGGAACGATAGCGAGCGGAAGCGAAGACGCTCAGAGCAGAGCTTCTGTGTAGCCAAAAAGGAGATAGTTGCCCAGGGCTACAATCTCAGCATCAACTGCTACCGAGAGATCGGTGAGGGAACGAGAACTGGGCGCGTCGAAGACTGGCGACTTGGCGACTTCGCCGAGATCCACACTGGATGGGTACCAGGGCAGGAAATCGAATGGGATGCGCGCCCTGCCGATATTCGTAATGAGCAGAGAGTCCTGCACGCCTCGCTTCTGACGTCTCCATTGCCAAGCGTTGACGACCTTCCAATTCACACCACCGATCGACGACCAAACCGTCTCCGTGAGGGAGACATAGTGGGTCGAGCCATGGGGGGTGGTCGCTACTGGACGGTACTTCCCAGTGAATACGAAGGTGTTCAAGCTGGCCAGTGGGTCTTAATAATTAGGATCACTCGCAATATAGTTCCTGCGGAATACGTAGCTTCCTATCTATTAAGCCCTCAAGCAGAGCAAGCCATTCCACGTCATGGAGCAGCGATTCCACGTGTCAGTATACGTGACCTGGTCAATCTGCGGATCCCAGCATGCGAAGGAGATTTCGAGTCAATTCGCTCCGCCGTTTCAGTTCTCAGCGAGGGTGTCGGCGAAATAAAGCGGATCCAAGACGCACTCGATGAGTCCCGGGTGAGCATCTTCGAAGACGGAGCCAAAAGGGACAGACGAATACGACTGGAACAGGCAGCAGACCTAAGCTCTTTGATCATCCAGACTCTCCGCAAGCAGACTGAGCCATATCATGTCTTTCAGCAAACGTACCCCTATGCAATCGCGCGTGCTGTCCGCAAGTTTCAGCATAGCCGGGCCCTCGCTGAAAAGCACGAAGCAGCACTCCAATGTGCCGAGACCTTGATTATCTCCCTGGGGATTATCTCACTATCCCTCGCAGCGTATAGAGAGCGAACGGAGGTAAACGAAATAGCCAAGTGGACGGAAGCCGCACGTTCCTCGGGCGTCTCAGTGGGCCACTGGGTTGGAGTAACAAGGGCAGTTGGAAACGAGCTGAGGAAAAACGGTGATGAGGTAACTGGCCTTGGCCAAGCTACCGCTGCAAAGAGGGGAGGAAAGGGCCTTATTGCAGACCTTTCGGCTCTCGCCAACATCCGAAACGAGATCAGGCATGGTGGCGGGCCTCGCACTAGGGCAGAGATAGAAACGAGCCTGGCAAAGCTAGAGCCACTCCTATTCAGTGCCCTCACCTATAGCGCCTTTCTCGAAAAAACGAAGTGGATATACACAGAGAGGCTTAGCTGGCAGCTAAAGCGCGGGAATTATCGGGTATCTGGACTGCTCTTAATGGGAGACCATCCCGACTTTGAGCCAGTCAGCTTCGAGACCGGCAAACCCGTTGCCGACAACAATCTCTACATGCTAACGCTACAGGGCGAAGTGATACCACTTTTCCCCTTCTGTATCCTGGCCGACTGCCCTATTTGCCTTGCACCAGAACTCTACTATCCGGACCAGGTAGTCAAGACTGTGGCTAGGCTTAAGAGTATCGACAGGGGTCACGAATTGGATAGCGAAGCTATCTTTGAAGGGCTCACAGAGGTTATGGAGTAA
- a CDS encoding XRE family transcriptional regulator — translation MANERLRVALLEHGTTVDALAEAVGVDAKTVERWITQGRIPYRKHRFAVAKLLGVQEAYLWPGALTSQQTAAVSESEIATVYPHRWAVPKDTWGRLFSAAEREIGVLVYSGIFIAQDTGLMRLFAEKAQAGVRVRILLGDPSCTEVARHGADGGLEEGMASQSRMALLLYQSLGQCDGVEIQLHDTVLYNSIYRGDDQLLVNTHVYGRFAADAPVMHLRKVTGGDMVSTYLDSFEAVWNRATPVES, via the coding sequence ATGGCGAACGAGCGGTTGCGGGTGGCCCTGCTCGAACACGGCACCACGGTCGACGCGCTGGCCGAGGCCGTCGGAGTCGACGCCAAGACCGTGGAGCGCTGGATCACCCAGGGCCGCATACCGTACCGAAAGCATCGATTCGCGGTCGCCAAACTCCTCGGCGTGCAGGAGGCGTACCTGTGGCCGGGCGCGCTGACCTCCCAGCAGACCGCGGCGGTGTCCGAGAGCGAGATCGCCACCGTCTACCCGCACCGCTGGGCCGTACCCAAGGACACCTGGGGACGTCTGTTCTCTGCGGCCGAGCGGGAGATCGGTGTGCTGGTCTACAGCGGCATCTTCATCGCCCAGGACACCGGCCTCATGCGCCTGTTCGCCGAGAAGGCGCAGGCAGGTGTACGGGTACGGATCCTGCTCGGAGATCCCTCCTGTACAGAGGTCGCGCGGCACGGCGCGGACGGTGGTCTTGAGGAGGGCATGGCCTCCCAGAGCAGGATGGCGCTGCTCCTCTACCAGTCGCTGGGGCAGTGCGACGGGGTGGAGATCCAGCTGCACGACACCGTCCTGTACAACTCCATCTACCGCGGCGACGACCAGCTTCTCGTCAACACCCACGTCTACGGCAGGTTCGCCGCGGACGCACCGGTCATGCACCTGCGCAAGGTCACCGGCGGAGACATGGTCTCGACCTACCTCGACAGTTTCGAAGCCGTCTGGAACCGGGCCACCCCGGTAGAGTCCTAA
- a CDS encoding NUDIX hydrolase translates to MARRLDFYDDPSAPAPNSLVPSVNVVVVNDAGDILMIHRTDNDNWAVPGGAIDLGESLPDAAIRETLEETGITCEITGLVGTYTDPRHVILYTSNGEARQEFSIVLCGRPISGEPTTSDESREVRWVPRDQVDSLTMDRSMRLRIGHFLTGRALPHIG, encoded by the coding sequence ATGGCCCGCCGGCTGGACTTCTACGACGACCCCTCAGCGCCCGCGCCCAACAGCCTGGTCCCCTCGGTGAACGTCGTGGTCGTCAACGACGCCGGGGACATCCTGATGATCCACCGTACCGACAACGACAACTGGGCCGTCCCCGGCGGCGCCATCGACCTCGGCGAGTCCCTGCCGGACGCGGCCATCCGGGAGACGCTGGAGGAGACCGGGATCACCTGCGAGATCACCGGCCTGGTCGGCACCTACACCGACCCCAGGCACGTCATCCTCTACACCTCCAACGGCGAGGCCCGCCAGGAGTTCTCCATCGTGCTGTGTGGCCGACCGATCAGCGGCGAGCCGACCACGAGCGATGAGTCCCGCGAAGTGCGGTGGGTACCCCGCGACCAGGTCGACTCACTGACCATGGATCGGTCGATGCGGCTGCGCATCGGCCACTTCCTGACCGGCAGGGCGCTGCCGCACATCGGGTAA
- a CDS encoding HD domain-containing protein: MGQAEWARDLARQLLEKPLPRRRAHTQGVAARAETLAPILGEEADLLTASAWLHDIGYAPELVDTGFHPLDGARYLRDVHQADGQLARLVAHHSCAVCEATERGLLDALNEEFDRERPELVEALTYCDMTTSPDGLVLDVDARLTEVHSRYGPEYLVSRSISTRPRASSRPCAPYRPRRREASPDERTSDDMTPPTGCYSCEQEAQFDVLPPRERVAFDEHWRVVHAINTALPGWLVLVPRRHVTAIAALTDAETATLGAWQVRLSRALHEVTGCMKTYVVQFAELEGFQHVHFHVVPRMSDLPRELRGRGVFDLLGHTGEDAVSADQMDEIAVRLGRSLQ; this comes from the coding sequence ATGGGACAAGCCGAGTGGGCGCGTGACCTGGCCAGGCAACTGCTGGAGAAGCCATTGCCGCGCCGGCGGGCACACACCCAGGGAGTGGCCGCGCGTGCCGAGACGCTGGCACCGATCCTCGGGGAGGAAGCCGACCTGCTGACCGCCTCGGCCTGGCTGCACGACATCGGATATGCACCCGAGCTGGTCGACACCGGCTTCCATCCGCTGGACGGTGCCCGCTACCTACGCGACGTGCACCAGGCCGATGGCCAGCTGGCCCGGCTGGTCGCGCACCACTCGTGTGCGGTCTGCGAGGCGACCGAGCGTGGCCTGCTCGACGCACTGAACGAGGAGTTCGATCGGGAACGTCCGGAGCTGGTGGAGGCGCTGACCTACTGCGACATGACCACCAGCCCGGACGGCCTCGTCCTGGACGTTGATGCCCGTCTCACGGAGGTCCACTCTCGGTACGGTCCCGAGTACCTGGTCAGTCGCTCGATCAGCACGCGACCCCGTGCATCATCTCGGCCGTGCGCGCCGTACAGGCCGCGTCGGCGCGAAGCTAGTCCTGACGAGAGGACATCAGACGACATGACACCCCCCACGGGCTGCTACTCGTGTGAGCAGGAAGCGCAGTTCGACGTGCTGCCGCCACGGGAGAGGGTTGCCTTCGACGAGCACTGGCGCGTGGTCCATGCCATCAACACGGCGCTGCCGGGGTGGCTGGTGCTGGTTCCTCGTCGCCACGTCACCGCGATCGCTGCCCTGACCGATGCCGAGACGGCCACTCTCGGTGCCTGGCAGGTCCGCCTGTCACGGGCGCTGCACGAGGTAACCGGCTGCATGAAGACATACGTGGTGCAGTTCGCCGAGCTGGAGGGCTTTCAGCACGTGCACTTCCACGTCGTGCCGCGCATGAGCGACCTGCCACGAGAACTGCGCGGGCGCGGGGTGTTCGACCTACTGGGGCATACCGGCGAGGATGCCGTTTCCGCCGATCAGATGGATGAGATCGCGGTGAGGCTCGGTCGGTCTCTCCAGTGA
- a CDS encoding winged helix-turn-helix domain-containing protein: MPDLDWGATRVPDGFIPNGLSVRNPRSPQTLAAGSKLALCEQHGASRNTVRQALDELKCEGLIVIRHGKGHFVQSVRD, encoded by the coding sequence GTGCCGGACCTGGATTGGGGTGCTACGAGGGTTCCGGATGGTTTCATCCCTAATGGGCTGTCTGTCCGGAACCCTCGTAGCCCCCAGACGCTCGCGGCAGGCTCCAAGCTGGCACTGTGCGAACAGCACGGGGCATCGCGCAACACGGTCCGTCAGGCTCTCGACGAGCTGAAATGCGAGGGATTGATCGTGATCCGGCACGGCAAGGGCCATTTCGTCCAATCCGTGCGGGATTGA
- a CDS encoding neutral zinc metallopeptidase — MKTRAIMVAAGASVLLFSGTTSAYAYPVNDASDLTNNSLYAAGKLPAAACAKKPAKGKTLASVTKHVNAVISCLNNTWGSYLKEANLQFVPTLVEMKGSKYKTDCRGRTLSPKKSAVFYCGRRANFIVQIRSDWIKASDDVQIFAQLNSAYGEHVLNMVDITEAYNALRADDGTEMSEQLRRYNLQAQCISGVTAKSLWPALGYPAKDAKRLAGLAKAGADKGKVGIFGQGVNLAYWFNRGHSTGNPKSCNTWTAPAGKVA, encoded by the coding sequence ATGAAGACTCGTGCGATCATGGTGGCTGCCGGGGCGTCCGTCCTGCTCTTCTCTGGTACGACCAGTGCCTACGCGTATCCGGTCAACGATGCCTCGGACCTGACCAACAATTCTCTTTACGCCGCCGGTAAGCTCCCCGCCGCGGCATGTGCGAAGAAACCCGCCAAGGGAAAGACCCTGGCCTCGGTCACGAAACACGTCAACGCGGTCATCTCCTGCCTGAACAACACCTGGGGTTCCTACCTCAAGGAAGCCAACCTGCAGTTCGTCCCGACCCTGGTGGAGATGAAGGGCAGCAAGTACAAGACCGACTGCCGAGGGCGGACGCTGAGCCCGAAGAAATCAGCGGTCTTCTACTGCGGAAGACGCGCCAACTTCATCGTGCAGATCCGTTCTGACTGGATCAAGGCGTCCGACGACGTTCAGATTTTTGCGCAGCTGAACTCGGCGTACGGCGAGCACGTGCTGAACATGGTCGACATCACCGAGGCCTACAACGCCCTGCGCGCCGACGACGGCACTGAGATGTCCGAACAGCTTCGCCGCTACAACCTGCAGGCGCAGTGCATCAGCGGAGTAACCGCCAAGAGTCTGTGGCCCGCTCTCGGCTACCCCGCCAAGGATGCCAAACGCCTGGCGGGCCTGGCGAAGGCCGGGGCAGACAAGGGCAAGGTCGGCATCTTCGGCCAGGGTGTCAACCTGGCCTACTGGTTCAACCGGGGCCATTCCACCGGCAACCCCAAGTCGTGCAACACCTGGACCGCCCCGGCCGGCAAGGTCGCGTAG